A stretch of the Ischnura elegans chromosome 5, ioIscEleg1.1, whole genome shotgun sequence genome encodes the following:
- the LOC124159546 gene encoding uncharacterized protein LOC124159546, producing the protein MECVGDFSCDELAGGCVVNGVCRYNEQFHCPRSDNTDTIIYPDPYDCKKYYTCQGIKPTSASCAGDKPAFDPKKGDCTEISGDLCKDYPVPLCKEKCKIDVIAGTNYSYECLLGFTDDGIDILYPMFLPLQKLQQL; encoded by the exons ATGGAATGCGTCGGTGACTTCTCGTGCGACGAGCTGGCCGGAGGATGCGTTGTCAATGGAGTTTGCAG GTACAATGAGCAATTCCATTGCCCACGATCAGACAACACTGACACAATCATATATCCAGATCCGTACGACTGCAAGAAGTACTACACGTGCCAGGGGATAAAGCCTACATCAGCATCCTGCGCAGGGGACAAACCAGCGTTCGACCCGAAGAAGGGAGATTGTACGGAGATCAGTGGGGATCTGTGCAAAGACTATCCGGTGCCGCTTTGCAAAGAGAAATGTAAAATCGATGTGATCGCGGGCACCAATTATTCATACGAGTGCCTGCTGGGTTTCACTGACGATGGCATAGACATTCTCTACCCGATGTTTCTGCCGCTGCAAAAACTGCAGCAACTGTAA
- the LOC124159543 gene encoding uncharacterized protein LOC124159543, which yields MQTMKLILLTILVTLACLPDLGLCQDPPTPYTRTCIKEGVICETCTKAVFCLPDPEKEGQFIPDEESATECKGEFSCDELYGGCVFNGVCRFNANFHCPLSDNVEPIKYPDPYNCKNFYTCPGRNPVAETCTDGQAFDPKTGNCSDISGDLCKDYPVPLCKEKCKSHVIAGTNYSYECLLGFTADGIEILYPMFQSDDSATTNAPIATSPKPVHPSTKMPRRLIPKQPLPYIGTPSKRR from the exons ATGCAGACGATGAAGCTGATTCTACTGACGATTTTGGTCACACTC GCCTGTCTCCCAGACCTCGGGTTATGCCAAGATCCCCCAACACCATATACAAGGACTTGCATTAAAGAGGGAGTCATTTGCGAGACATGCACGAAGGCGGTGTTCTGTTTACCAGATCCGGAAAAAGAAGGTCAATTCATTCCAGACGAGGAGTCAGCAACGGAATGCAAGGGTGAATTCTCGTGCGACGAGCTGTATGGTGGGTGCGTTTTCAATGGAGTTTGCAG GTTCAATGCGAACTTCCATTGCCCCCTAAGCGACAACGTGGAGCCAATCAAATACCCAGATCCGTACAATTGCAAGAATTTCTACACATGCCCAGGAAGAAACCCTGTAGCAGAGACTTGCACAGACGGCCAAGCGTTCGATCCGAAGACGGGAAATTGTTCGGATATCAGTGGGGATCTTTGCAAAGACTATCCGGTGCCGCTGTGCAAAGAGAAATGTAAAAGCCATGTGATCGCGGGCACCAATTATTCATACGAGTGCCTGCTGGGTTTCACTGCCGATGGCATAGAAATTCTCTACCCGATGTTTCAGTCGGATGATTCAGCTACAACAAATGCACCAATTGCAACGTCACCAAAGCCGGTGCACCCGAGTACGAAGATGCCAAGACGATTGATCCCGAAACAGCCGCTACCCTACATTGGTACCCCATCCAAACGAAGGTGA
- the LOC124159544 gene encoding uncharacterized protein LOC124159544, producing the protein MQKMKLILITFFVTLAFLQDFGLCQDTADAYVRTCMKEGLMCETCTTAVFCLPDPENEGQFKIDADSATECKGEFSCDELAGGCVVNGVCRFNANFHCPRTDNMIKYPDPYNCKNFYSCPGRNPVPETCPDDKVFDPKTGNCSDISGDLCKDYPVPLCKEKCKSDVIAGTNYSYECLLGFTADGIEILYPMFQSDESATTTTAIATTQKPVHPSTKMPRRLIPKQPLPYIGTVPKRR; encoded by the exons ATGCAGAAGATGAAGCTGATTCTAATAACGTTTTTCGTCACACTC GCCTTTCTTCAAGACTTCGGGTTGTGTCAAGATACCGCAGATGCATACGTAAGGACTTGTATGAAGGAAGGACTCATGTGCGAGACATGTACGACGGCGGTGTTCTGTTTACCAGATCCAGAAAATGAAGGTCAATTCAAGATAGATGCAGACTCAGCCACGGAATGCAAGGGTGAATTCTCTTGCGACGAGCTTGCCGGAGGATGCGTTGTCAATGGAGTTTGCAG GTTCAATGCGAACTTCCATTGCCCCCGAACCGACAACATGATCAAATACCCAGATCCGTACAACTGCAAAAATTTCTACTCCTGTCCAGGAAGAAACCCTGTACCAGAGACTTGCCCAGACGACAAAGTGTTTGACCCGAAGACGGGAAATTGTTCGGATATCAGCGGGGATCTTTGCAAAGACTACCCGGTGCCGCTCTGCAAAGAGAAATGTAAAAGCGATGTGATCGCGGGCACCAATTATTCATACGAGTGCCTGCTGGGTTTCACTGCCGATGGCATAGAAATTCTCTACCCGATGTTTCAGTCGGATGAGTCAGCTACAACAACTACAGCTATTGCCACGACACAAAAGCCGGTGCACCCGAGTACGAAGATGCCAAGACGATTGATCCCGAAACAGCCGCTACCCTACATTGGTACTGTACCCAAGCGAAGGTGA